The proteins below are encoded in one region of Sulfurospirillum tamanense:
- a CDS encoding 30S ribosomal protein S1, with product MAEVNTNVQTQGANEHEETMEEADFAAMLEESFKETEKDAYVDGVIVEIKDDMVLVDVGKKSEGRLNMSEILDTEGNLAYKIGDTIKVVVTGFRNERPMVSHKKALKKEKVKAFIASHTEEDETILDVKIVGKNRGGFIAEDDEGVEFFLPRSQAAVRDPQSLVGKSIKVRILKIDPENESILISRKKLLDDDRKKRKDLIQELMEKDDVVEGIIKKITTYGMFVDIGGVDGLVHYSEISYKGPVNPNTLYNEGDKVPVKAISYDKEKRHLSLSIKAAMPDPWDEIKDALDVGDAIQVTISNIEPYGAFVDLGNDIEGFLHISEISWDKNIKHPKDHIEEGQVVDVEVIEISPQDRRLRVSLKNLLAKPFDEFKSTFKVGDVVKGEVTTTTAFGAFVRVGSVEGLLHNEDASWDRNEKCKDMFKVGDEVEVKIVKVDEESEKISLSLKELQDSPVQQYAKKHDAGDIVMGKIRDVKDFGIFVELEENVDALIRKEDLGPINPEEVSIGDEIEAAIAFIDEKKNRIRLSVRRLSKMKEREVLNEINKEEKMTLGDILKDQLS from the coding sequence ATGGCTGAGGTGAACACTAATGTTCAAACACAGGGTGCAAATGAGCATGAAGAGACAATGGAAGAAGCAGATTTTGCTGCAATGCTTGAGGAGTCTTTCAAAGAAACCGAAAAAGATGCTTATGTTGACGGTGTAATCGTTGAAATTAAAGATGATATGGTGTTGGTGGATGTGGGCAAGAAGTCCGAGGGCCGCTTAAATATGTCAGAAATTTTAGATACCGAAGGAAATTTGGCGTATAAAATTGGCGACACTATTAAGGTGGTTGTGACAGGTTTTCGCAATGAGCGCCCTATGGTTTCTCACAAAAAAGCACTTAAAAAAGAGAAAGTGAAAGCGTTTATTGCTTCTCACACCGAAGAAGATGAAACCATTCTGGATGTAAAAATCGTCGGCAAAAACCGTGGTGGTTTTATTGCTGAAGATGATGAGGGTGTTGAATTCTTTTTGCCACGCTCTCAAGCGGCAGTTCGTGACCCACAATCACTTGTAGGCAAGAGCATTAAAGTTCGTATTCTGAAAATTGACCCTGAAAATGAGTCTATTTTGATTTCGCGCAAAAAACTTCTTGACGATGACCGCAAAAAACGCAAAGACCTTATCCAAGAACTCATGGAAAAAGATGATGTGGTTGAAGGCATCATTAAAAAAATCACCACTTATGGCATGTTTGTGGATATTGGTGGCGTAGACGGCTTGGTGCACTACAGTGAAATCAGCTACAAGGGTCCTGTAAACCCCAATACGCTTTACAATGAAGGCGATAAAGTTCCTGTTAAGGCCATTAGTTACGACAAGGAAAAACGTCACCTTTCTCTCTCTATTAAAGCAGCCATGCCTGATCCTTGGGATGAGATTAAGGATGCCCTAGATGTTGGCGATGCCATTCAGGTTACCATTAGCAACATTGAGCCTTATGGCGCATTTGTAGATTTGGGTAACGACATTGAAGGATTTTTGCATATTTCTGAAATCTCTTGGGATAAAAACATTAAACACCCTAAAGACCACATTGAAGAAGGTCAGGTTGTGGATGTTGAAGTTATTGAAATCAGTCCGCAAGACAGACGTCTTCGTGTTTCCTTAAAGAACCTATTGGCCAAACCTTTTGACGAATTCAAATCTACTTTTAAAGTAGGTGATGTGGTTAAGGGTGAAGTAACAACCACAACTGCTTTTGGTGCATTTGTGCGTGTGGGCTCCGTGGAAGGCTTACTGCACAATGAAGATGCTTCTTGGGATCGCAATGAAAAATGCAAAGATATGTTCAAGGTGGGTGATGAAGTTGAAGTAAAAATTGTAAAAGTAGACGAAGAGAGTGAAAAAATCTCCCTTTCTCTCAAAGAGCTTCAAGATAGCCCTGTGCAACAATACGCCAAAAAACATGACGCGGGTGATATCGTCATGGGTAAAATCCGTGACGTAAAGGATTTTGGTATCTTTGTAGAGCTTGAAGAAAATGTTGATGCGCTTATTCGCAAAGAAGATCTTGGACCAATTAATCCTGAAGAGGTTAGTATTGGGGATGAGATTGAAGCAGCTATCGCTTTCATTGATGAAAAAAAGAACCGTATCCGTCTTTCTGTTCGTCGTCTCTCTAAAATGAAAGAGCGCGAAGTGCTCAATGAGATTAATAAAGAAGAGAAGATGACGTTGGGAGATATTCTTAAAGATCAACTCTCTTAA
- a CDS encoding 4-hydroxy-3-methylbut-2-enyl diphosphate reductase, with product MNIKLAKNYGFCFGVKRAIKIAESTQNASTIGPLIHNNEEIMRLKKNFNVETLEDISHVSGTKKAIIRTHGIPKQDLQFLKEKKVDIIDATCPYVTKPQKICEKMSKEGYDIVIFGDEMHPEVKGVKSYASGKVHVVLHVSELAALKLSARVAVVSQTTRKVEEFKEIVSYLISHYKEVRVFNTICNATFENQDAARELSKESDVMVVVGGKNSSNTKQLLHISKEFCSDSYLIESERELEASWFEGKEQCGITAGASTPDWIIKKIIEKISNFKV from the coding sequence ATGAATATTAAGCTTGCGAAAAATTACGGCTTTTGCTTTGGGGTAAAGCGGGCGATTAAAATTGCCGAAAGCACCCAAAACGCTTCTACTATTGGCCCCTTGATTCATAATAATGAAGAGATTATGCGTCTTAAGAAAAACTTTAATGTGGAAACCCTTGAAGATATTTCACATGTCTCAGGCACCAAAAAAGCTATTATTCGCACCCACGGCATCCCAAAACAAGACCTCCAATTTTTAAAAGAAAAGAAAGTAGATATTATCGATGCTACATGTCCTTATGTGACAAAACCTCAAAAGATTTGCGAAAAAATGAGCAAAGAGGGATACGACATTGTTATCTTTGGTGATGAGATGCATCCTGAGGTTAAAGGGGTAAAAAGCTACGCAAGTGGGAAAGTGCATGTGGTTTTACATGTAAGCGAACTGGCGGCTTTAAAACTAAGTGCGCGCGTTGCGGTTGTTTCCCAGACGACGCGCAAGGTAGAAGAGTTTAAAGAAATTGTGAGTTATTTGATTTCTCACTACAAAGAGGTGCGCGTATTTAACACCATTTGTAATGCCACCTTTGAAAACCAAGATGCTGCCAGGGAGCTTTCGAAAGAGTCGGATGTGATGGTAGTTGTTGGGGGAAAAAACTCCTCAAATACCAAGCAGTTGTTACATATTTCAAAAGAATTTTGCTCCGATAGTTACCTAATCGAAAGTGAAAGAGAGCTTGAGGCATCGTGGTTTGAAGGGAAGGAGCAGTGTGGTATTACAGCAGGTGCTTCTACTCCAGATTGGATTATTAAAAAAATTATTGAAAAAATAAGCAATTTTAAAGTATAA
- the aroA gene encoding 3-phosphoshikimate 1-carboxyvinyltransferase, producing the protein MKTYVVKPATAFSKSIDAIAPDKSISHRCAIFSLLSDRPSKVRNYLQGEDTLCTLEIVKQLGATVEMQEGEMLITPPIKLSEPPLVLDCGNSGTAMRLLMGFLAAREGFFVLHGDAYLAARPMRRIADPLRSIGAHIDGRKNGELSPIGIRGKQLSAFDYKSPIASAQVKSALLLAALTCEKPSHFWEPERSRDHTEKMLSGMGVHLVQEGLHVTLYPPVSPLNPLDITVPADPSSAFFFALAAAIVPGSKVVLKHVLLNPTRIEAFKVLERMGADITYTVRDKTYESVGDICVKYAPLQGVELSENIAWLIDEIPALAIAFACAKGVSRVGGAKELRVKESDRIATTVANLRLCGIEVREFEDGFEVVGGILREAKVKSFGDHRIAMSFAIAGLVCGMEIEDTQCVGTSFPNFLDLLKCLSNTHEY; encoded by the coding sequence ATGAAAACCTATGTTGTAAAGCCTGCGACAGCTTTTTCCAAAAGTATTGATGCCATTGCGCCGGATAAATCTATCTCCCACCGTTGCGCTATTTTTTCCCTTTTGAGTGACCGTCCTTCAAAGGTACGCAACTACCTTCAGGGGGAAGACACGCTATGTACATTAGAGATTGTTAAGCAGCTTGGTGCGACTGTGGAAATGCAAGAAGGAGAGATGCTTATTACTCCGCCAATAAAACTCTCAGAACCACCCCTTGTGCTTGATTGTGGTAATTCGGGAACTGCCATGCGACTTTTGATGGGCTTTTTGGCTGCGCGCGAGGGTTTTTTTGTGTTGCACGGCGATGCTTATCTTGCCGCGCGTCCTATGCGACGTATTGCAGACCCTTTGCGTAGTATTGGCGCCCACATTGACGGGCGTAAAAACGGTGAATTATCGCCTATTGGCATTAGGGGAAAGCAGTTAAGCGCTTTTGATTACAAAAGCCCCATAGCTTCCGCACAAGTTAAAAGTGCGTTACTTTTGGCTGCTTTGACGTGTGAAAAACCTAGCCATTTTTGGGAGCCAGAACGCAGCCGTGACCATACGGAAAAAATGCTTTCAGGCATGGGGGTTCATCTTGTGCAAGAAGGTTTACATGTAACACTTTACCCTCCGGTATCACCCTTGAATCCTTTAGATATTACGGTTCCTGCGGACCCTTCTAGTGCTTTTTTCTTTGCTCTGGCTGCTGCGATAGTTCCAGGAAGCAAAGTTGTATTAAAACACGTGCTGTTAAACCCCACACGCATCGAGGCATTTAAAGTGCTTGAGCGTATGGGTGCAGATATTACTTACACGGTGCGTGATAAAACCTATGAGAGCGTTGGTGATATTTGCGTAAAGTATGCACCACTTCAAGGTGTCGAACTTAGTGAAAACATTGCGTGGTTAATTGATGAAATCCCTGCCCTTGCTATTGCTTTTGCTTGTGCCAAGGGCGTGAGTAGAGTTGGTGGAGCAAAAGAGCTACGTGTCAAAGAGAGCGATCGCATCGCAACAACCGTGGCTAATCTTCGCTTATGTGGGATAGAAGTGCGTGAATTTGAAGATGGGTTTGAGGTTGTTGGGGGAATTTTGCGAGAAGCCAAGGTCAAAAGTTTTGGTGATCATCGCATTGCGATGAGTTTTGCCATTGCTGGGCTTGTGTGCGGCATGGAGATAGAAGATACCCAATGTGTTGGTACTTCTTTCCCAAATTTTTTAGATCTTTTAAAATGCCTAAGCAACACGCATGAATATTAA
- the pheT gene encoding phenylalanine--tRNA ligase subunit beta, with protein MIVTREWLREWIDLEGITTQALCETLNAIGLEVDGLTQQRIPEGVVVGYVVNKTPHPDAQKLNVCQVDVGQSVPLQIVCGAANVAQGQYVPVALEGAVLPDGLEIAPTLLRGITSTGMICSSTELGLPKINDGIMVLDESIGTLTIGQPLCEIQALNDDVIEIGLTPNRGDCLSIRGVARDLSVIFKRPLLQHEATEEEENQLGIGRILSLHVEDKVESSFVYKAFEKQSMRPNVLRELRLAQVEIKLASEVERAIEYATYATGVLMRAYDYACFVDAKDKATVSLKKDTNGIDAVFGINGRVAYVGFSQEATCRTTDESKIVIVEANFSSPERMATLGAENKTLSSDKHLYRSARGSEPELEIGMEYLWALLQKEKGVSLYAGAQKFTRESKPSVVILSLDELSGMIGQEIPKNHVVDILKRLGFEVHVKVEQEIIHVSVPAFRHDVLNAQDLCEEIVRMVGIDNITAKPLVFAEKSRTNQAYVQYKFRTSLRQRAAAVGFFESVHYLFDERKKQEHYGIKGVYKKRELSNPITSELNTMRSTLALHLLESASKNIKNGKKRVPLFELGRVFDRSRNETTKIGFIFSGESEEAALPNHGKPNPISLMGFASKLSQVVGQIRLEEGAPTNKLTSPYEYANVIVDGICVGFLARVHAQVEKDFDLPRTYIAELDVEALHKERVIASEYSKFPSSSRDLSLLMPKSMSYARIRACIEEAGIANLSQCYPIDRFESADLGEQMSLTIKLIFQHKDRTLEEKEISQAVEAVLKTLHVTLGIGMR; from the coding sequence ATGATAGTAACACGAGAATGGCTAAGAGAGTGGATTGACCTCGAAGGTATCACAACACAAGCACTGTGTGAAACACTTAATGCAATTGGGCTAGAAGTTGATGGATTGACGCAGCAACGAATCCCTGAGGGGGTCGTTGTGGGATACGTGGTAAATAAAACACCCCATCCTGACGCGCAAAAACTCAACGTATGCCAAGTTGATGTAGGTCAAAGTGTTCCACTTCAGATTGTGTGCGGGGCAGCTAATGTGGCTCAAGGGCAATATGTTCCTGTAGCCCTTGAAGGAGCTGTTTTGCCTGATGGATTGGAAATTGCCCCCACGCTTTTGCGCGGCATCACTTCCACGGGTATGATCTGCTCTTCTACGGAGCTTGGCTTGCCAAAAATCAATGACGGCATTATGGTGCTTGATGAAAGCATTGGAACTTTGACAATTGGCCAACCCTTGTGTGAAATTCAAGCATTAAATGATGATGTAATTGAAATTGGTTTGACGCCCAATCGCGGGGATTGTCTGAGCATTCGTGGGGTAGCCAGAGATTTATCTGTGATTTTCAAGCGGCCTCTTTTGCAGCACGAAGCAACAGAAGAGGAAGAAAACCAGTTGGGTATTGGGCGTATTCTTTCTTTACATGTAGAAGACAAAGTAGAAAGCTCCTTTGTTTACAAGGCTTTTGAAAAACAATCCATGCGCCCTAATGTGTTAAGGGAGTTACGATTAGCGCAAGTTGAAATAAAGCTCGCCAGTGAAGTTGAGCGCGCCATAGAATACGCCACATACGCAACGGGTGTTTTAATGCGTGCGTACGATTACGCCTGTTTTGTTGATGCAAAAGATAAAGCAACAGTTTCTCTTAAAAAAGATACCAATGGCATTGACGCCGTTTTTGGCATAAACGGGCGCGTGGCGTATGTGGGATTTTCACAAGAGGCGACATGCCGCACCACCGATGAGAGCAAAATTGTCATCGTGGAAGCAAATTTTTCATCTCCTGAACGCATGGCAACCCTTGGTGCAGAAAATAAAACTTTATCCTCCGATAAACATTTATACCGTTCTGCTAGAGGGAGTGAGCCTGAGCTTGAAATTGGAATGGAATACCTTTGGGCACTACTCCAAAAAGAAAAAGGTGTTTCACTTTATGCTGGTGCACAAAAATTTACAAGGGAATCTAAGCCTTCTGTTGTGATTTTATCCCTTGATGAGCTAAGCGGAATGATTGGGCAAGAGATTCCCAAAAATCACGTGGTAGACATTTTGAAACGCTTGGGTTTTGAAGTTCATGTGAAGGTTGAGCAGGAAATTATACATGTAAGCGTTCCTGCGTTTCGTCACGATGTGCTCAATGCGCAAGATTTATGCGAAGAGATTGTGCGTATGGTTGGCATTGATAACATCACGGCCAAACCCCTTGTTTTTGCAGAAAAATCTCGCACAAATCAGGCTTATGTGCAGTATAAATTTCGCACATCTTTGCGCCAAAGAGCAGCAGCAGTTGGGTTTTTTGAGAGCGTGCATTATTTGTTTGATGAGCGCAAAAAACAGGAGCACTATGGGATTAAAGGGGTGTATAAAAAACGTGAACTTTCCAATCCCATCACCAGTGAGCTCAACACAATGCGCTCAACCCTCGCATTGCATTTATTGGAATCGGCAAGTAAAAATATCAAAAATGGCAAAAAGCGCGTCCCTTTGTTTGAGCTTGGACGCGTGTTTGATCGCAGTCGCAATGAAACAACTAAAATAGGATTTATTTTTAGCGGCGAAAGCGAAGAGGCTGCTTTGCCAAACCATGGTAAACCAAACCCTATTTCACTCATGGGATTTGCCTCCAAGCTTTCTCAAGTAGTGGGACAAATACGCCTTGAGGAAGGTGCGCCAACCAACAAGCTAACCAGTCCTTATGAATATGCCAATGTTATCGTTGATGGGATTTGCGTGGGATTTTTAGCCAGAGTGCATGCGCAAGTAGAAAAAGATTTTGATTTACCGCGCACGTACATTGCGGAACTAGACGTGGAAGCTTTGCACAAAGAGCGTGTGATTGCCTCAGAATATTCAAAATTTCCCTCTTCTAGCCGTGATTTAAGCTTGCTTATGCCTAAAAGCATGTCTTATGCGCGCATTCGTGCGTGTATTGAGGAGGCAGGAATTGCCAACCTTAGCCAGTGCTATCCTATTGACCGCTTTGAAAGTGCAGACCTTGGGGAGCAAATGAGTTTAACTATTAAGCTTATTTTTCAACACAAAGACCGCACACTGGAAGAAAAAGAGATTAGTCAAGCTGTTGAGGCGGTACTAAAGACACTGCACGTAACATTGGGCATTGGAATGCGATGA
- the pheS gene encoding phenylalanine--tRNA ligase subunit alpha, translated as MEKLEKAIAQCSSLDALEKIRLELFGKKGHFAEEFARLKHLQGEEKKEVASTLNAAKEKFTMLLAEKKEQLELGKMDELMQKDAQDVALFNATLGAGALHPVMETMNKIIDYFVGMNFSIEEGPLVEDDFHNFEALNLPKHHPARDMQDTFYFDDGMLLRTHTSPVQVRTMLSQKPPIRMICPGSVFRRDFDLTHTPMFHQVEGLVVDAAGKVSFANLKFILEDFLKHMFGDVTVRFRPSFFPFTEPSAEVDISCIFCKGKGCRVCSHTGWLEVLGCGVVDPNVFRAVGYEEVSGYAFGLGVERFAMLLHQIPDLRSLFEGDLRLLEQFR; from the coding sequence TTGGAAAAGCTAGAAAAAGCGATTGCCCAGTGCAGCTCACTTGATGCGTTGGAAAAAATTCGCCTTGAGCTCTTTGGCAAGAAAGGCCACTTTGCAGAAGAATTTGCAAGATTAAAGCATTTGCAAGGCGAAGAAAAAAAAGAAGTCGCTAGCACACTTAATGCTGCAAAAGAGAAATTTACAATGCTCTTGGCAGAAAAAAAAGAGCAGCTAGAGCTTGGAAAAATGGATGAACTCATGCAAAAAGATGCCCAAGATGTGGCGCTTTTTAATGCCACTTTGGGCGCTGGTGCGTTGCACCCTGTGATGGAAACCATGAACAAAATTATTGATTATTTCGTGGGAATGAACTTCTCTATTGAAGAGGGGCCTTTGGTGGAAGATGATTTTCACAATTTTGAAGCCCTTAACCTTCCTAAGCACCACCCCGCGCGCGATATGCAAGATACGTTTTATTTTGATGATGGTATGTTGCTTCGTACGCACACGTCGCCCGTGCAAGTGCGCACGATGCTCTCCCAAAAGCCACCCATTCGGATGATTTGTCCAGGTTCTGTGTTTCGGCGTGATTTTGATTTGACACACACACCCATGTTTCATCAGGTTGAAGGGTTGGTTGTTGATGCGGCTGGTAAAGTTTCATTCGCCAATTTAAAATTCATTTTAGAAGATTTTCTAAAGCATATGTTTGGTGACGTCACCGTGCGTTTTCGTCCTAGCTTTTTCCCTTTTACAGAGCCAAGTGCTGAAGTAGACATTAGCTGTATTTTTTGCAAGGGAAAAGGGTGCCGTGTGTGCTCCCATACAGGCTGGCTTGAGGTGCTAGGATGCGGGGTTGTGGATCCTAATGTATTTCGTGCCGTTGGCTACGAGGAAGTGAGTGGCTATGCGTTTGGTTTAGGCGTAGAGCGTTTTGCAATGCTACTGCATCAAATACCAGATTTACGCTCATTGTTTGAGGGCGATTTGCGATTATTGGAGCAATTTAGATGA
- a CDS encoding histidine triad nucleotide-binding protein, whose amino-acid sequence MTVFERIVAGELPCNKVMENDHFLAFHDINPKAPIHILIIPKKHVANFQDVDPKTMEAMTPFIHEVATLLGLDSSGYRLITNNGEDGGQEVPHLHFHLLGGTKLAWGHFSDANPKGSL is encoded by the coding sequence GTGACTGTTTTTGAACGCATCGTTGCGGGGGAACTTCCTTGCAACAAAGTCATGGAAAATGACCATTTTTTGGCCTTTCACGACATCAATCCAAAGGCACCTATTCATATTTTAATTATTCCTAAAAAACATGTTGCCAATTTTCAAGATGTTGACCCCAAAACCATGGAAGCCATGACGCCTTTTATTCATGAAGTTGCCACCCTCTTGGGACTTGATAGTTCGGGGTATCGGCTCATTACCAACAATGGCGAAGATGGAGGACAAGAGGTGCCCCACTTGCATTTTCACCTTTTAGGGGGGACAAAGCTAGCGTGGGGGCATTTTTCTGATGCCAATCCAAAAGGAAGCCTCTAG
- the argH gene encoding argininosuccinate lyase yields the protein MSKMWSGRFKQGAAKLLDEFNASLPFDRVLYQEDIEGSIAHATMLGAQGILTQEETDILCEGLTKVRKEIEAGDFVFVIEDEDIHMAIEKRLTQLVGDVGGKLHTARSRNDQVALDFRLYVLRSNRAIARHLETLIDTLLKIAKDHTKTLMPGMTHLQHAQPINFAYHLLAYMYMFKRDIERFESSYERNNLLPLGCAALAGTPHPVDRQLSAKLLGFAGVTPNCLDTVSDRDFALEILFNIATMMMHISRLSEELILWSSSEFRFVTFSDEYSTGSSIMPQKKNPDVPELLRGKSGRVYGNLIGLLSVLKGLPLAYNKDMQEDKEGVFDSVQTATLSLQILTAAMATLGVNADKMGAACKVGHLSATDLADYLVRTCNIPFREAHHITGRVVALAEEKGCDVSELSYEALASIDSRIQEDVLACLPLEASMNARNSEGGTATSRTLEQLTHIEQWLKKKEA from the coding sequence ATGTCAAAAATGTGGTCGGGTCGCTTCAAGCAAGGTGCGGCAAAATTGTTAGACGAATTTAATGCCTCCTTGCCTTTTGATCGCGTGTTGTATCAAGAGGATATTGAAGGGTCCATCGCCCATGCTACCATGCTTGGCGCCCAAGGGATTTTAACCCAAGAAGAAACAGATATTTTGTGTGAAGGTTTGACAAAAGTCCGCAAAGAGATTGAGGCAGGGGATTTTGTGTTTGTCATTGAGGATGAAGATATTCATATGGCTATTGAAAAGCGTCTCACCCAGCTTGTGGGTGATGTGGGCGGAAAGCTGCACACCGCGCGCAGTCGCAATGACCAAGTAGCGCTGGATTTTCGGCTTTATGTGCTTCGCAGCAACCGTGCTATTGCACGGCACCTTGAGACACTCATTGATACTTTGTTGAAAATTGCAAAGGACCATACGAAAACTTTAATGCCAGGCATGACCCATCTGCAGCATGCACAGCCTATTAATTTTGCTTATCATTTGTTGGCTTACATGTATATGTTCAAGCGCGATATTGAACGCTTTGAATCTTCCTATGAGCGCAACAATCTTTTGCCTCTTGGGTGTGCTGCACTTGCAGGCACTCCTCACCCTGTTGATAGGCAGTTAAGTGCCAAACTTTTGGGCTTTGCTGGTGTGACTCCCAACTGCCTTGATACGGTGAGTGATCGGGATTTTGCTCTGGAAATTTTATTTAATATTGCGACCATGATGATGCACATTTCACGCCTTTCTGAGGAGTTGATTTTGTGGTCAAGTTCGGAGTTTCGTTTTGTGACCTTTAGTGACGAGTATTCCACGGGAAGCTCAATCATGCCCCAGAAAAAAAACCCTGACGTACCCGAATTATTGCGTGGCAAATCGGGCCGTGTTTATGGAAATTTGATAGGCCTCTTAAGTGTGCTAAAGGGACTGCCTTTGGCTTACAATAAAGACATGCAAGAGGACAAAGAAGGGGTGTTTGACAGTGTTCAAACCGCGACACTTTCTTTGCAAATACTCACTGCTGCGATGGCAACATTGGGCGTTAACGCAGATAAAATGGGTGCTGCTTGTAAGGTTGGACACTTGAGCGCGACTGATTTGGCAGATTACCTTGTGCGTACGTGTAACATTCCTTTTCGCGAAGCGCACCACATTACAGGTCGTGTGGTTGCCCTAGCAGAAGAAAAAGGGTGTGATGTGTCTGAGCTTTCTTATGAAGCACTAGCAAGCATTGACAGCCGCATCCAAGAAGACGTGTTGGCGTGTTTGCCTCTTGAGGCTTCCATGAATGCACGAAACTCTGAGGGCGGAACAGCCACTAGTCGCACCCTAGAGCAACTTACTCACATAGAACAGTGGCTTAAGAAAAAGGAGGCCTAG
- the pckA gene encoding phosphoenolpyruvate carboxykinase (ATP) — protein MNGLDKLGLEGIKTVYHNLDYATLFEHEVANDEGWQTENGTFMVDTGIFTGRSPKDKYFVKQSPSKEHIAWGNINQPVSKEIFEELFAKVKQQLSHKNIYVQDAFCGGSLASRKKVRFVTEVAWQAHFVKNMFIRPSAGELEGFLPDFTVYNACKCINTDFKKHGLHSDVFVVFNIEENIAIIGGTWYGGEMKKGIFSMMNYWLPLEGKLPMHCSANVGKAGDVALFFGLSGTGKTTLSTDANRRLIGDDEHGWDEEGIFNFEGGCYAKCINLDAQSEPEIFGAIKKDALLENVVADVEGKVDYTDGSKTENTRVSYPIHHIKNHELTLQAGHPKNIIFLTADAFGVLPPVSKLTSEQAMYYFLSGYTAKVAGTERGITEPVATFSACFGEAFLPLHPTKYATLLGEKIKKHNVNVFLLNTGWTGGPYGIGKRMSIKATRACINAILDGSINEVEFETFPVFDLQIPKQLEGVETELLNPRNTWKDKTRYDEGRIHLAGMFAHNFQKYLAEDAEHDYSAAGPSI, from the coding sequence ATTAATGGGCTAGATAAGTTGGGACTAGAGGGCATAAAGACGGTTTATCATAACTTAGACTACGCAACACTTTTTGAACATGAAGTTGCCAACGATGAGGGCTGGCAAACGGAAAATGGTACGTTTATGGTGGATACGGGCATTTTTACGGGGCGGAGTCCAAAGGACAAATACTTTGTAAAGCAAAGTCCATCAAAGGAACATATTGCTTGGGGCAACATTAATCAACCCGTCTCTAAAGAGATTTTTGAAGAGCTGTTTGCCAAAGTAAAACAGCAACTTTCCCATAAAAATATTTACGTGCAAGATGCCTTTTGTGGAGGCAGTTTAGCCAGTCGCAAAAAAGTACGTTTTGTGACAGAGGTTGCTTGGCAGGCGCATTTTGTTAAAAACATGTTTATTCGTCCAAGCGCAGGAGAATTAGAGGGGTTTTTGCCTGATTTTACAGTCTACAATGCGTGCAAATGTATCAATACGGATTTTAAAAAACACGGATTGCATTCAGATGTATTTGTGGTTTTTAACATCGAGGAGAACATTGCCATCATTGGAGGCACGTGGTACGGTGGGGAGATGAAAAAAGGGATTTTTTCCATGATGAACTACTGGTTGCCGCTAGAGGGCAAGCTTCCTATGCATTGTTCTGCCAATGTGGGTAAAGCAGGGGATGTTGCACTTTTCTTTGGGCTTTCTGGAACAGGCAAAACAACCCTATCTACCGATGCTAATCGCCGTTTGATTGGGGATGACGAGCACGGATGGGACGAAGAGGGAATTTTTAACTTTGAGGGTGGATGTTACGCAAAATGCATTAATCTTGATGCTCAAAGTGAGCCAGAAATTTTTGGCGCCATCAAAAAAGATGCATTATTGGAAAATGTGGTAGCTGATGTCGAGGGTAAGGTGGATTATACGGACGGTTCTAAAACCGAAAACACCCGGGTTTCTTATCCTATTCATCACATCAAAAATCACGAGCTAACCCTTCAAGCAGGTCATCCAAAAAACATTATTTTTCTTACGGCAGACGCTTTTGGTGTTTTACCTCCCGTGTCGAAGTTGACAAGCGAACAAGCCATGTATTATTTTCTAAGCGGCTATACGGCTAAAGTTGCTGGAACGGAACGCGGTATTACGGAGCCTGTGGCTACCTTTAGCGCCTGCTTCGGTGAGGCATTTTTGCCACTACATCCTACGAAGTATGCGACTTTGTTGGGTGAAAAAATCAAAAAACACAATGTAAATGTTTTTCTGCTCAATACTGGCTGGACGGGCGGTCCTTATGGGATTGGAAAGCGCATGAGTATTAAGGCAACTAGAGCATGTATCAATGCAATTCTTGATGGCTCTATTAACGAAGTTGAGTTTGAAACATTTCCCGTTTTTGACCTACAGATTCCAAAGCAGCTTGAAGGGGTTGAGACAGAATTGCTAAATCCGCGCAATACATGGAAAGACAAAACGCGCTATGACGAGGGCAGGATTCATCTAGCGGGAATGTTTGCCCACAATTTTCAAAAATACCTCGCTGAAGACGCGGAACATGATTATTCTGCTGCAGGTCCGAGTATTTAA